The Pyxidicoccus sp. MSG2 DNA segment CAGCGGCTGGGCAACGCCGGCCGCGTGCTGGTGCGCTTCTCCGGCACGGAGCCCAAGGTGCGCGTGCTCATCGAGGGCGAGGACGCCGTCCGCAACGAGGCGTACGCCAAGGAGATCGCCCAGGCGCTCTCCAAGTCACTCAACGGCTGAAGCCGCGACTCCGAGCCATTCCGGCTGAGCCGGAACGCTGAGCGGTTGACTTCGGGACGCCGGCCGCGAAATGAAGGGCCGGCGCGCGTACCGGGGCCATCGACAATCCCGTGCCCGCGCGCCAAGCGAGGTGCGGTCGATGGGACAGCGACTGGGTGTCAACGTGGACCACGTGGCGACGCTGCGTCAGGCGCGGCGGACCACGTACCCGGATCCGGTGACGGCGGCGGCCATGGCCGAGCTGGCCGGCGCGCAGCAGATCACCATCCACCTGCGTGAGGACCGGCGTCACATCCAGGACCGGGATTTGCGCATCCTCCGCGAGACGGTGCAGACGCTGCTGAATCTCGAGATGGCGGCCACCGCGGAGATGGTGAAGATCGCCTACGAGCACAAGCCGGACGTGGTGACGCTGGTGCCCGAGCGGCGCGAGGAGCTCACCACCGAAGGCGGCCTGGAAGTCGCGGGCCAGCGCGAGCACGTCGCGAAGATCATCAAGAACCTCAAGGACGGGGAGATTGCCGTCTCGCTGTTCATCGACCCGGACCTGGACCAGGTGCGCGCGTCGCACAAGGTGAACGCGGACCGCATCGAGCTGCACACCGGCCGCTACTGCGAGGCCCGCAACGAGAAGGAGCGCGCGCGGGAGTTGGCGCGAATCGTCGACGCGGCCAAGGCGGGCACGAAGCTGGGCATGGGCGTGGCCGCGGGCCACGGGCTCAACTACGACAACGTGCAGGCCATTGCCCGCATCGCCGAGATTGACGAGCTGAACATCGGCCACGCGATTGTCGCGCGCGCGGTGCTGGTGGGCTTCGAGCGGGCGGTGCGGGAGATGTTGGAACTGATGCGCAACCCGGGGTAGCGCGGCATGGGAATCGTCGGCCTCGGCCTCGACATCTGCTCCATCTCCCGCATCCAGCGCATCATGGAGGGCCCGCGCGCCGAGGCCTTCCTGAACCGCGTGTACACGCAAGCCGAGCGGGAGCTGTGCGGCGGGCGGCATGACGCGGCCAGCGCGTACGCGGCGCGGTGGGCCGCGAAGGAAGCGCTGGTGAAGGCGCTGGGCGCGCCTCCGGGCATCCGGTGGAAGGACATGGAGGTGCGAAGGGACGGCGGGCCGCCGTACTTCGCTCTTTCCGGCGTGGCGCTCGAGGTGATGGAGGCGCGGGGACTGGAGGCCTTCCTCGCGCTGTCGCATGACGCCGGCGTGGCCGCGGCCACGGTGGTGCTCCAGAAGAAAGGGGAGTGAGCCATGTTGCGCGTCCTCACCGCAGCCCAGATGCGTGAAGCCGAGCAGGAGGCCGAAGCGCGCCACGGGATGCCCTCCGCGTTGCTGATGGAGAACGCGGGGCGGGGACTCGCGGAGGTGGCCCGGAGCGTGGCCGGTCCGGACGGGCGCTTCACGGTGCTGTGTGGCCCCGGGAACAACGGCGGGGATGGGCTGGTGGCGGCGCGCTTCCTCCAGGAGGGCGGGGCCCGCGTCGCGGTGGCACTGGTGGGTGATGCGGCGAAGCTGACGCCCGAAGCGAAGCGGAACCTGGAGGCGCTGAAGGGCTTCGGGGTGGTGCCTCGCGCGCTGACGTCGCTGGCGGAGTCGGGGCACGGCGACGTGGTGGTGGACGCGCTGTTCGGCACGGGGCTGAGCCGCGCGCCGGCGGGGGAGTTCGCGGAGGCGATTGGCGCGATGGCGCGCTGGCGGCACGCGGGGGCGAAGGTGGTGGCGGCGGACGTGCCCTCGGGGCTGCAGAGCGACACGGGCGAGCCCTTCTCGCCGTGCGTGGAGGCGGATGTCACGGTGGCCTTCGGCTTTCTCAAGCCGGGGCAGGTGCTGGAGCCCGGGGCCTCGCTGTGCGGACGGGTGCGGCGGGTGGACATCGGCATGGGCGGCGAGGCCGCGAAGGACCTGTCCGGCCCGAGGCTCTTCGTGGTGGAGGAGGCGGACGCGCGCGGCACGCTGCCGGTGCGCCGCGCGGACTCGCACAAGGGCACCTACGGGCACGTGCTGGTGGTGGCGGGGAGCCGGGGCAAGTCGGGCGCGGCGGCGCTGGTGGCGAAGGCGGCACTGCGCTCGGGGGCGGGGCTGGTCACGGTGGCGGCGCGCGGGGATGCGCTGGACACGATTCAGTCGCACTCGGCGGAAATCATGGGCACGCCCCTGGACGGGTCGGGGCCGCTGGGAATGGGCGACCTGGACGCGCTGCTGGCTGCTGCGGATGGCAAGGATGCGCTCGTCATCGGGCCCGGCATTCCTCGCGGCCCGGAGACGGGCGCGCTGATTGGCGAGCTGCTGTCGCGGTTGGAGTTGCCCGCGGTGCTGGACGCGGATGCACTCAACGCGGTGGCCACGGACTTGTCCGTGCTGCGGCGGGCGAAGGCGCCGGTGGTGCTCACGCCGCATCCGGGCGAGATGGCACGGCTGACGGGGAAGTCGACGAAGGCGGTCCAGGCGCACCGGCTGGACGTGGTGAAGCAGTTGGCCACGGCGCTCGGAGTGACGGTGGTGCTGAAGGGCGACCGGACGCTGACGGCCCATCCCGATGGACGCGTGTTCATCAACACCACGGGGAACCCGGGCATGGCCACGGGCGGCTCGGGGGACGTGCTGTCGGGCATCACGGGGGCGCTGCTGGCGCAGGGTTTCCCGGTGCCGGATGTGGTGTGGACGGCGGTGTACGCGCACGGGCTCGCGGGCGACCTGGTGGCGGCGCGGCGGGGGCAGCTCGGGTTGATTGCTGGAGACCTGGTGGAGCAGGGGCTCTGTGATTTGTGGGTCCGGTGGGAACGATGAGCACCGCAACGCGTGTCACGACTGTTCGGCTGGCGTCGCCCGAGGAGACGCATGCGCTTGGCGTGCGGCTGGGCGGGCTGCTGCGGCCGGGTGACTTCGTGGGGTTGATTGGCGACCTGGGCGCGGGGAAGACGCACCTGGTGCGCGGCGTGGCCGAGGGCGCTGAGGTGCCTCGCTCGGAGGTGGCCAGCCCCACTTTCGCGATTGTGTATCCGTACTCGGGAAGGATTCCGCTGTACCACGCGGACCTGTACCGGCTGACGAGCTACGACGACCTGTACTCCACTGGCTTCCTGGACATGGTGGAGACCGGGGACGGCGCCTCGCTGGTGGAGTGGCTGGACCGGATTCCGGCCGCTGCACCTCGTGAGCACCTGCGCGTGACGCTGCGACACGGGGGCGGGGATGTGCGCGAACTCACGGCCGAGGCGTTCGGTGAGCGGGCGGCGGAGCTGCTCGGCACGTGGCTGCCCTGACGGGCTACTCCGCCTTCTTGCGGAACGCGCCGGGCCCCACGCCCACCACGCGCTTGAAGGCCTTGGCGAACGCGGCTTCGGCCGTGTAGCCCACGCGCGAAGCGACCTCACTCACGGAGGCTCCCGGTGCCGCGAGCCACTCTCGCGCCTTCACCATTCGCCACCGCGTCAGGTATGCGAGCACCGGCTCTCCCACCAACTCCGTGAAGCGCGCGGCGAAGGCCGAGCGCGACATGGCGGCCTCTCGTGCGAGCGACTCCACCGTCCACGGTGCATCCGGCTGTTCGTGGATGCGCTGGAGCACGAGGGCAATCTGCGGGTCCGCCAGTGCTCGGAGCCACGGGCCGCTGTGCTCACCCGCCTCGGCCACGTGCGCGCGGATGATCTGCACGAAGAGGATGTCCGCGAGCCTCGACAGCACTGTCGTCACCCCCGGCGACCGCGAGGCCGCCTCGCTCGCGATGAACTGCAGCGTCGCGTCCAGTCCTCCCGCGGACTGACGGCGGTCCGCACGCAGGTGGATGACGTCCGGCAGCGAGGACAGCAGCGGGTGACGTGGACCCTCGTCCAGGCTGAAGCAACCGGCGACGAACGCCGTCACCGACCATTCCCATCTCCAGGGGAGCCCGGTCGGCCGTCACGGCTCGCGCAGGACATGACCTTCTCGTAGGGCTGTGGCCGGGTGCGCCGGGCGTCGCGGATGACGTGCGCGGTGCCTCGGGGCAGGAAGAACAGGTCTCCTCCCGCGAGCGAATGCGTGCCCTCCACGCCTTCCACCTCGACGACGCAGTTGCCGCGAGCGACGGCGTAGAACGACGGATGCTCCCGCTTCGGCACGCGCATGCCCCACGGCGCGGCGAGCTCCAGCCCTCCAGAGATGAGCCCCTTCAGGCGGATGGCCTGGGTGACGTCCGATAGCACATCCACGGTAAGGCCCTCCTGCTGGACGTCCTGACATAAATCACGGCGATTCGGGCATGGAGCGTCCAGCGCCATGCCCGTATCTCTTGCGCGGGTTCGTAACCAGGAGGAACCGTGATGCGCAAGTACGTGCAGTGGGGGCTGATGGGCCTGCTCGTGGTGTGGATGCTGTACGTGGGTGGCGGCAAGGCGCTGTGGATGGCGCCGTTCAGCGAGCGGATGCCCGCGATGCATTACGGCGAGGCGCCCACGCGCCTCATCGGTCTGCTGGAGGTAGCAGGCGCGCTGGCGCTCCTCTTCCCGCGCCTCCGGGCTCCGGCGCTGCTCGGACTGATGCTCTTGATGGCCGGCGCTATCGGCTCGCATTGGGCCGCGGGCCATCCCTTCGCGGGCGGGGCGGCGGCGACGATTTCCTTCATCGTGCTCGCCATCGCGTTGTTCGTGGACCGGCCGGAATTGCTTCGCGTGCTGTTCACCGCGCCCGCGCGCAGCCTGTCTCAATCGGAGGCAGGGGGCGTGTAGCTCCATTGCGCCTGGATGCTTGGGTCCACCTGCTCGCGCAGGCCCAACAGCCAGCGCTGGGCGTACGCCACCGGCCCCCGTGGGACTGGCGTCGGCAAGCTGGTGGCGCCCGCCCGCAATTGCAGGCCCCACTCGAGGCAGGCTCGCACGTCGCTCAGGTGGGGGGTGACGGTCTCCAGTCGGGTCGGGATTGGAGACCTCATCCGCTCTCGCGCGCGGATCTCGAAGTCCGCGTCCCGCAGGAGCAGCGCCACCGTGAGCTGCGGATGGGTCATCCTCGAATGGTCCAGGCGCTCCCACAGGGCTGTCAGAATGCGCGCGCTCGCTCCACCCAGCACCACGGCCGCTGTCGCGACCAGATGCAGGCGCCAGTCCGACGCCTTCAAGAGAGCCTCCAGCTCCGCGTCCAGGTTGGAGCTGGCCTCCACTCCCGCCTCGATGTGAAGCAGGGCTCGGCGGTTCGTGAGGTTGAGAAGGCCCGGAAACCCGCCGAGCATCAGGATTGGCTCGACAAAGGACGGGTATCCCGCACGCCGTGCCTCCCTCACGAAGTTCCGATTCGGATGCGGGTACACCCGCTCAGGGGCCCACCGGGCGCACGTGAGGAGCGCGTCCTCCAAGTCGCAGAGGAACAGACTCGTGTCCCGCAGGTCCGCGTTGCGCAGGTCCGCGAGCTGCAACGTGGCCCTGTCGAACCGCGCATCACGCAGGCGTGCGCGGCGGAAGGAGCTTCGCGTCAGGTTGGAGGCTGTGAGCACCGCGCCCTCCATGCTGGCGTCGTCCCAGCACGTCTCCAGGGCCACGCAGGCCGTCAGGTTCGCTCGCTCCAGCCGAGCCTGGCGCAGCGATGCCCCCGACAGTGTCGCCAGCTCCAGCCGTGCGTCCTGGAGCCCGCAGTCCTCCAGTTGAGCACCGTCCAACCGCGCCCTCACGAGGTCCGCTCCCGGCAACTCCTCTTGCGTCAGGTCGATGCCGCGGAGGTCGCCCAGGTTGTCCCCCAGTGCCTCCGTGCCAGGGAACCCGGCCAGCACCTCGCGCCATGGGCCTCGCAGGCCCGACGCGATGAGCTGCTCGCGCCGACGCTGACCGTCAGGAGTCGTCCAGCGCGCGGCAAGTGCCTCCGCGCGCATGGATGCGGGGCTCACGCCGCGTTGAGCGGAGCGCCCGGATTCACGGGCGGGAACAGATTGCCCCCGGCCAGCTCCTGCACGCGCCAGCGGTGGAAGACGAGGCGCGCGTCCACGGCGATGACGTCATCCTCCTCGACCTGCGCCCAGTACGGCCCGCCGCACAGCGACTCACTGGCGACGATGAACTGCGGCACCTGCGTGCCTGGCTGCGGCAGCGCCGCCGTCCCCCCGCACGTCGGCCCCGTGGACACGAGGAGCGTGCGGTTGCGGCGCGAGGCCACCATCACCTCGCCATTGGTGACGAGGAAGTTCATCGCCGAGGGACCACCCTCCACTCCAGGCCTGTCCGTGAGCGCCGCCACCAGCGACATCGTCTCCGCCACCGCGCGGGCCACACCCTCCACGGGGACCGAGTGCTCGGGCGAGTGCCTGGCCGCCAGTCGGGTGAGGAAGAGGTAGAAGCAGCGCTCGCTGTCCGTGGTGCCCTTGATGTGGCCGCGCAGGCTCGGGCTGATGAGCGCTTCCACGGCCGACCGGTGCTTCGCGAACTCGCGCAGCGTCCCGTTGTGACCGAAGGACCAGCGGCCATGGTGGAAGGGGTGTGAGTTGCGCAATTCCACCGCGCCCACCGACGCGAGGCGGATGTGCGCCACCACCGTGTGAGACGACACACGGCTGCTCACCCGCTCGAAGTCAGGGTCGCTGTGCGCGGGCCCCACACCGTGGGCCACCAGCGGCAGCGGCTCCGCACCGTAGGCGGCGATGCCCCACCCGTCCTTGTGCTCGCGCGACTGGATGAGGAGCGAGTTCTTCTCCGTCACCAGGGCGGGGTGGACTGCGGCGGGCGTCGATGAACGAAATCCAAAGAGTCGGCACATGGCTAGCGGCAGGTATTTATACAGCCCGGCCCCGACGAGAAGTTCTCGTGTCTCACCGGAATACGTCGCCTGTCATAGCGACGCCAATTCACGCGCAGGAATTCATCTCCTGCCGGACGACGACGCGCCCGGTTTTCACCACCACACGCGCGTGCCCTACCCCTAGATGGTAGGGCAGATGACGGTACGAGGCACAGTTGAAGACCACCAGGTCGCCTGGATCTCCCACTGCCAACCGTCCATGTGATTGGAGGCCCAAGGATTGCGCGGCCCCGCGGGTGGCCGCCCAGTACGCCTCCGCGGCGCTCAGCCCGTTTTCGAGACACGCCAATCCCAGCACCAAGGCCACGTTTTCACTCATGGCCGAGCCAGGATTTACGTTTGAACCCAAAGCAACGTTGATACCTGCATCACGCAACCTGCGCCCGGGGGCGTAGGGGCGCATGCGCAGGAACAGCGTGGAGGTGGGGACGAGTACGGCGCTGACGTTGGCCTCCGCGAGCGCGCGCAGGCCCGAGTCCGTCACCTGCTCCAGGTGGTCGGCCGTGGCGGCGCCCAGCTCCGCCGCGAGCTCCGAGGCGCCACAGGCGGTGAGCTGGTCCGCATGCAGGCGGGGCACCATGCCCAGCGCGCGGGCGGCGGTGAGGATGCGGCGGGCCTCGTCCACGGTGAAGGCGCTCTCCTCCGCGAAGACGTCGCAGAAGCGCGCCAGTCCCTCGTGCGCCACGGCGGGGATGATTTCTTCGATGCAGAGCCGGACGTAGTCCTCGCGCCGGCCGCGGTACTCCTCCGGAATCGCGTGCGCGCACAGCAGCGTGGGCACCAGCTCCACCGGCGTCAGCCCCGCCAGCCGGCGCACCACGCGCAGCATCTTCAGCTCGTTCTCCAGGTCGAGCCCGTAGCCGCTCTTCACCTCCGCCACCGTCACGCCGTGCGCCATCAGCCGGTGGAGGCGGGGCAGGGCGAGCTTCACCAATTCGTCCTCGCTGGCGGCGCGCGTGGCGCGCACCGTGCTGACGATGCCGCCTCCGGCCTTGGCGATTTCCAGGTACGTGGCGCCCTGGTTGCGCAGGTCGAACTCCGCGGAGCGCTCGCCGGCGAAGACCAGGTGCGTGTGCGGGTCCACGAAGCCGGGGCCTACGAAGCCGCCGCGTGCGTCCACGACCTCGGTGCCACCATCCACCGCGCCCTCGGGCAGCCCGGACTCCGGCCCCACGTAGGCGACGCGGCCCGCGCGCAGGCCCACGCAGGCGCCGGGGCGCGGGGTGAGGGCCGTCTCGGCCTTCTCGCGGTGGGTGCCCTCCAGCGTGAGCACCTCGGAGGTGTTGCGGACCAGCAGCTCCAACGGACCCATGTGTCAGCGACCTCCGCGCACGCCCATGATGGGGACGTTCCAGCTCGCCCCCTTGCGAATCTTCGCCCGGCCGAAGCCGCCGGACAGCTCCACGTTGTCCAGCCAGCCCCAGGTGAAGCGCGCCGCCACCACGCCGCCGTAGTAGACGGCCGTCTCGGTGTCGCCGTGCGAGGACAGTGCGTGCCACGAGAAGAAGGGCACCAGGCCCAGCGACACGCCCTTCTCCGGCTGCATCGTGAAGGCGCACGACGCCTCCGCGCCGAACATGCTCCCGGGCCCGCCTCGCGTGTTGAGCCCGAAGTCCGAGGCCCCGCGCAGCGCCACCGCGGGGCCCAGGCCCAGCTGCTCCGAGCCCACGTAGTACGAGGCCCCCGCGTACAGCCCGTAGCCCGGAATGGGCAGCGGCAGGAAGAACTCGCCCTGGAGGCCGGTGTGCAGCTGCAGCCGCTCCGACAGGGGCCAGGTAATCGCCGCATCCAGCGCCATGCCCCACTGCTGCGTGGAGAAGCTGGCGTCGTCCCCGCGGAAGCGGTCCGCTTCGTTGATGAACTGCTGCGAGCCGGCGGTGGGCGCGCTCAGCCGGGGGCCGGAGCGTATCCCCAGTTGGGCGAGGTTCTTGTCCGGCGACCCGGGCCCCAGGCGCATCACCATGGGGCCCATCGCCGTGGGGGCACAACCCGCCAGCGCACCGAGCGCGGTGGCCAGCAGCAGGAGGAGGGACCTCGAGCGCATCGGGTGCATGGCGGGCTCCTGGCTCAGGTGGTGATACCGGGAATCTTCACGCCGCGCTCTTTCGCCACCTCGATGGCCTCCGGGTAGCCCGCGTCCGCGTGGCGCAGCACGCCCATGCCGGGGTCGCTCGTCAGCACGCGCTCGATGCGGCGCGCGGCCTCGGGCGTGCCGTCCGCGACGATGACCTGGCCGGCGTGCAGCGAGTAGCCCATGCCCACGCCGCCGCCGTGGTGGAAGGACACCCACGAAGCGCCATTCACGGCGTTCACCAGCGCGTTGAGGATGGGCCAGTCCGCCACCGCGTCCGTGCCGTCCTTCATCGCCTCCGTCTCGCGGTTGGGCGACGCCACCGAGCCGCAGTCCAGGTGGTCCCGGCCGATGACGATGGGGGCCTTCACCTCGCCCTTGCGCACCATCTCGTTGAAGGCGAGGCCCGCCTTCGCGCGCTCGCCATAGCCCAGCCAGCAGATGCGCGCCGGCAGGCCCTGGAAGGCGATGCGCTCTCCCGCCATGTCCAGCCAGCGCTGGAGCGAGGCCTTCTGGGGGAACAGCTCGCGCACCACGCGGTCCGTGCGGCGGATGTCCTCCGGGTCTCCGGAGAGCGCCACCCAGCGGAACGGGCCCATGCCCTCGCAGAAGAGCGGGCGGATGTACGCGGGGACGAAGCCGGGGAACTCGAAGGCGTTCTCCATGCCGCCCAGCTGCGCCTGGCCGCGCAGATTGTTGCCGTAGTCGAACACGTGGCTGCCGGCGCGCTGGAAGTCGTTCATCGCCTCCACGTGCATGATCATCGACTCGCGAGCGCGGCGGACGTAGCCCTCCGGGTCCCTCTTGCGCAGCTCGGCGGCGGCCTCCAGCGACAGGTCCGTGGGGATGTAGCCGTTGAGCGGGTCATGCGCGCTCGTCTGGTCGGTGACGAGGTCGGGCTTGATGCCGCGGCGGTACAGCTCGCGGAACACGGAGGCCGCGTTGCCGATGACGGCGATGGAGCGGCCGATGCGCTTCTGCTGCGCGTCCTTCGCCAGCGCGAGCGCCTCGTCCAGGTCCTTGGCGACGACGTCCAGGTAGCGCGTCTCCACGCGGCGCTGGGCGCGGGTGGGGTCGATTTCCACGCCGAGGAACACGGCGTTGTTCATGGTGGCGGCCAGCGGCTGCGCGCCGCCCATGCCACCCAGGCCTCCAGAGAGCACGAGGCGCCCGGCCAGGTCCTCGCTGCCGAAGTGGAAGCGGCCGGCGGCGGCGAACGTCTCGTAGGTGCCCTGGAGGATGCCCTGCGTGCCGATGTAGATCCACGAGCCCGCGGTCATCTGGCCGTACATCATCAGGCCCTTCTTCTCCAGCTCGTGGAAGTGCTCCCAGTTGGCCCAGCGGCCCACGAGGTTGGAGTTGGCGATGAGCACGCGGGGCGCGTCCGGGTGCGTCCGGAAGATGCCCACCGGCTTGCCGGACTGGACGAGCAGCGTCTCCTCGTCACCGAGGCTCTGGAGGCTGGAGACGATGCGGTCGAAGGACGGCCAGTCGCGAGCGGCCTTGCCGGTGCCGCCGTAGACGACGAGGTCCTGGGGATTCTCGGCGACGTCCGGGTCGAGGTTGTTCATCAACATCCGGAGTGCCGCCTCCTGGACCCAGCCCTTGCACGAGAGGGTGGAACCACGGGCGGCACGGATGACGCGGGACATG contains these protein-coding regions:
- the tsaE gene encoding tRNA (adenosine(37)-N6)-threonylcarbamoyltransferase complex ATPase subunit type 1 TsaE → MSTATRVTTVRLASPEETHALGVRLGGLLRPGDFVGLIGDLGAGKTHLVRGVAEGAEVPRSEVASPTFAIVYPYSGRIPLYHADLYRLTSYDDLYSTGFLDMVETGDGASLVEWLDRIPAAAPREHLRVTLRHGGGDVRELTAEAFGERAAELLGTWLP
- a CDS encoding NAD(P)H-hydrate dehydratase encodes the protein MLRVLTAAQMREAEQEAEARHGMPSALLMENAGRGLAEVARSVAGPDGRFTVLCGPGNNGGDGLVAARFLQEGGARVAVALVGDAAKLTPEAKRNLEALKGFGVVPRALTSLAESGHGDVVVDALFGTGLSRAPAGEFAEAIGAMARWRHAGAKVVAADVPSGLQSDTGEPFSPCVEADVTVAFGFLKPGQVLEPGASLCGRVRRVDIGMGGEAAKDLSGPRLFVVEEADARGTLPVRRADSHKGTYGHVLVVAGSRGKSGAAALVAKAALRSGAGLVTVAARGDALDTIQSHSAEIMGTPLDGSGPLGMGDLDALLAAADGKDALVIGPGIPRGPETGALIGELLSRLELPAVLDADALNAVATDLSVLRRAKAPVVLTPHPGEMARLTGKSTKAVQAHRLDVVKQLATALGVTVVLKGDRTLTAHPDGRVFINTTGNPGMATGGSGDVLSGITGALLAQGFPVPDVVWTAVYAHGLAGDLVAARRGQLGLIAGDLVEQGLCDLWVRWER
- a CDS encoding cupin domain-containing protein, which codes for MDVLSDVTQAIRLKGLISGGLELAAPWGMRVPKREHPSFYAVARGNCVVEVEGVEGTHSLAGGDLFFLPRGTAHVIRDARRTRPQPYEKVMSCASRDGRPGSPGDGNGR
- the hutU gene encoding urocanate hydratase is translated as MSRVIRAARGSTLSCKGWVQEAALRMLMNNLDPDVAENPQDLVVYGGTGKAARDWPSFDRIVSSLQSLGDEETLLVQSGKPVGIFRTHPDAPRVLIANSNLVGRWANWEHFHELEKKGLMMYGQMTAGSWIYIGTQGILQGTYETFAAAGRFHFGSEDLAGRLVLSGGLGGMGGAQPLAATMNNAVFLGVEIDPTRAQRRVETRYLDVVAKDLDEALALAKDAQQKRIGRSIAVIGNAASVFRELYRRGIKPDLVTDQTSAHDPLNGYIPTDLSLEAAAELRKRDPEGYVRRARESMIMHVEAMNDFQRAGSHVFDYGNNLRGQAQLGGMENAFEFPGFVPAYIRPLFCEGMGPFRWVALSGDPEDIRRTDRVVRELFPQKASLQRWLDMAGERIAFQGLPARICWLGYGERAKAGLAFNEMVRKGEVKAPIVIGRDHLDCGSVASPNRETEAMKDGTDAVADWPILNALVNAVNGASWVSFHHGGGVGMGYSLHAGQVIVADGTPEAARRIERVLTSDPGMGVLRHADAGYPEAIEVAKERGVKIPGITT
- the hutI gene encoding imidazolonepropionase; this encodes MGPLELLVRNTSEVLTLEGTHREKAETALTPRPGACVGLRAGRVAYVGPESGLPEGAVDGGTEVVDARGGFVGPGFVDPHTHLVFAGERSAEFDLRNQGATYLEIAKAGGGIVSTVRATRAASEDELVKLALPRLHRLMAHGVTVAEVKSGYGLDLENELKMLRVVRRLAGLTPVELVPTLLCAHAIPEEYRGRREDYVRLCIEEIIPAVAHEGLARFCDVFAEESAFTVDEARRILTAARALGMVPRLHADQLTACGASELAAELGAATADHLEQVTDSGLRALAEANVSAVLVPTSTLFLRMRPYAPGRRLRDAGINVALGSNVNPGSAMSENVALVLGLACLENGLSAAEAYWAATRGAAQSLGLQSHGRLAVGDPGDLVVFNCASYRHLPYHLGVGHARVVVKTGRVVVRQEMNSCA
- a CDS encoding pyridoxine 5'-phosphate synthase; protein product: MGQRLGVNVDHVATLRQARRTTYPDPVTAAAMAELAGAQQITIHLREDRRHIQDRDLRILRETVQTLLNLEMAATAEMVKIAYEHKPDVVTLVPERREELTTEGGLEVAGQREHVAKIIKNLKDGEIAVSLFIDPDLDQVRASHKVNADRIELHTGRYCEARNEKERARELARIVDAAKAGTKLGMGVAAGHGLNYDNVQAIARIAEIDELNIGHAIVARAVLVGFERAVREMLELMRNPG
- a CDS encoding DoxX family protein — protein: MRKYVQWGLMGLLVVWMLYVGGGKALWMAPFSERMPAMHYGEAPTRLIGLLEVAGALALLFPRLRAPALLGLMLLMAGAIGSHWAAGHPFAGGAAATISFIVLAIALFVDRPELLRVLFTAPARSLSQSEAGGV
- a CDS encoding AraC family transcriptional regulator — protein: MTAFVAGCFSLDEGPRHPLLSSLPDVIHLRADRRQSAGGLDATLQFIASEAASRSPGVTTVLSRLADILFVQIIRAHVAEAGEHSGPWLRALADPQIALVLQRIHEQPDAPWTVESLAREAAMSRSAFAARFTELVGEPVLAYLTRWRMVKAREWLAAPGASVSEVASRVGYTAEAAFAKAFKRVVGVGPGAFRKKAE
- a CDS encoding pentapeptide repeat-containing protein, whose amino-acid sequence is MRAEALAARWTTPDGQRRREQLIASGLRGPWREVLAGFPGTEALGDNLGDLRGIDLTQEELPGADLVRARLDGAQLEDCGLQDARLELATLSGASLRQARLERANLTACVALETCWDDASMEGAVLTASNLTRSSFRRARLRDARFDRATLQLADLRNADLRDTSLFLCDLEDALLTCARWAPERVYPHPNRNFVREARRAGYPSFVEPILMLGGFPGLLNLTNRRALLHIEAGVEASSNLDAELEALLKASDWRLHLVATAAVVLGGASARILTALWERLDHSRMTHPQLTVALLLRDADFEIRARERMRSPIPTRLETVTPHLSDVRACLEWGLQLRAGATSLPTPVPRGPVAYAQRWLLGLREQVDPSIQAQWSYTPPASD
- a CDS encoding holo-ACP synthase produces the protein MGIVGLGLDICSISRIQRIMEGPRAEAFLNRVYTQAERELCGGRHDAASAYAARWAAKEALVKALGAPPGIRWKDMEVRRDGGPPYFALSGVALEVMEARGLEAFLALSHDAGVAAATVVLQKKGE
- a CDS encoding class II glutamine amidotransferase, whose product is MCRLFGFRSSTPAAVHPALVTEKNSLLIQSREHKDGWGIAAYGAEPLPLVAHGVGPAHSDPDFERVSSRVSSHTVVAHIRLASVGAVELRNSHPFHHGRWSFGHNGTLREFAKHRSAVEALISPSLRGHIKGTTDSERCFYLFLTRLAARHSPEHSVPVEGVARAVAETMSLVAALTDRPGVEGGPSAMNFLVTNGEVMVASRRNRTLLVSTGPTCGGTAALPQPGTQVPQFIVASESLCGGPYWAQVEEDDVIAVDARLVFHRWRVQELAGGNLFPPVNPGAPLNAA